The stretch of DNA ACATAGCGACTCCACCAGATCTCTCTCAATGGAGGCATCGTCTTCAACCTCTCAAAACCCTAGATTTCTCCACTGTACTCAGAGATATGTGAAGCTaagagagattgtaaaatcatctattataataaattttgctCCCAAATAATCTGTAGATGTAGGCTTTTATcccgaatcacgtaaattttcgtgtctatctttatttatttttatttgattattattttatgaataaccATGAAGAACATCATATTAACACTTGAATCACCATCGTGGGCCGAAAATAATTCATTCCTCCCTTCCGGTCAATTATGTTAATTTAGGCATTAACACAAAGATATCTTAGTTAATGCTTATTCTATGTTTTACATTTtggtggagatgggttgcgtATTGGAGGCTTGGAATGTGTCTGTCCtcttcaaatattatttcttggaTAAATATATACTGTACACTCTCAAGCTATTATGAAGTGTTTTGCATTTGACCTTTAAACGCAAAACTATATTGTACCCTTAAAGTACTAAAAATTGACTCTCTGCTTCGTTCATTAAGATTTAATTGTAAAGATTATACCAAGTCactcatttaaaatgattttgaatcaaaataagataaaatcgAAAATGTGtatatcttaaatatatttattattttaaatattatgtcaacttttaaataaaataaggctttatttaaagtttttacaTAAAATCTATAGATGATATGCATGAATGCCAGATACATACAATAAGGTAGGTCTAAGAGCATTGACAATAGAATTATTAAGTTCAAAATTTAACTAGAATCGTAACTTTTAGCTATAGCATCACAATAGAGTGATGAATACACAACACAATATAATAGAGTGATAAATACACGACACAATAGAGCACAAAATCGACACAATAACTACTTTATCTTTTGCAACTTtgcttatattttttcttttttctttgttctttttttttttttttttggccaaagcttacatttttttctttaatttgagtCTTTAGGTTGTTTTTGTATGCAGGGGGAAGGTCCCCccgattaaaataaattaaagaaatttttcttGCGAATAGAAACAGAACTTTGTTGGAAGGTTTGGAGTACACTTTGTTCATGCTTCATGGAAGTCTAAAAAGGATTAACCAATCACTTGGGCGGGGTTCTGTTGGCCGTCTAAGTTATTCTGCAGGCTGCGGCATTCATACACGGTTCGGGTTTTGGAAAGATCGTGCAAGAGTTCAGAGTCACTCTACTGACTCAATAACGAAACCACAAAAGTAGTCAACTGTCAAAACCTCAAAAACCCCCGCACACTTTGCCGAAATCCCTTTTTCTCGGAGCAAAAAATGGTTCCAAATCCAGCGTCACTTATCCTCAAATCCTCACTTTTACACCGTTTCGTGGGGTTCTCTCGTAGACCCACTTCGCTTTCTGGACACCTGACTCGGATTCCCGTAAAACAAGTCCAGATGAGGGGCTATCTGAGTTGTTCTTCGTGCCAGTCTTTCTCTTCTCCGCTGAATTCTGGTCATGGAGCTGTGCTTCAGAATTTGTGTCGTTCTGAAATGGGACTCGGGCAACTGGGTCTTGCCCATTTCCGGGTTTCTGCCGTCCCGGATGGAGTGCCCGGCGGGACCGGTGGGTTTGGGGGTTCTGGTGATGGGAATTCTCGTGGGAGAGGTGAAGGCGGTGCTGGCAGTGACGGTGACGGTGGAAATAACTGGTCCTTGCTGTCGTGGTAAAGTAGATACAActgcattttattttgtatttatatctTTGCATTTTGGCTCCTGAACGTCGTTAAATATCAAGCTTTTTGGCTCCTAAATGTTGCTATTACTAGTGCCATGTAATTAAACTCTTCCCAAGCAGAAAGAAATCCACAATGGATTGGGACTTTCAGTATGGAACTCTTttacttggatttttttaaGGTGTTGCTACATCTCCAAGGATGATAGGGTTGTAATATGCAATAGGATTTAATGAAACCTGGATTAATGTTCTATTCAGTCACAGGGTTCTTTTAATAGTGCTGACAGTAGTATGTGTGGTTGAATTACTTAGCAGTTTGTTAAGGGGCTATACTCCGTTATGCTCTCGCAGGTGAGAAGTCTTTAGGAAGTTTCTGAGCTTTTCTCTGCCTTCCTTGTTTTGGAGTAATAAATATCTTAGATCAAACCCTGCTGCATAGCACTAAATCCATCTTAACGATTTGATGGCAAACTCAAGTTCTACATTTATAAACTTGCTAATCTTATAAACCTAGAGTTCCCCTAGCCTCCAGGAATTCCTGCAGcctttcatcatttatttcagCGCTAAAAGCTATTGAAATCATTCCCAacctaatcttttttttttttgccccaTAGGTTTTAACTGATAGTCTCAATAAGCAAACCTTTCTTTAAAGCCCGAGGCTATCAGTACTTATTTTAGATGACTTTTATCCCAAATTGAAGTGTTTTCCTCCATTAATGACTTGCATTTAAACATGTTTAGACATGCATTGCTCCTTTTTTTGTGATAACTCCATTAATGTCACGAAATAATGTAGAATGGGTTGAAGTCAGATGACTATCATTCAAATCTTGAAATGTTGGATTCAAACATATGGCAGCTATGCTAACGAGTATTGACGAAGAGGTTGTATGTAGTCACCTTGGCTCTTTTaccatcactttttttttacacaattgCAGCAGTTACTGCAGGTTATGACTTTTCATATTGAAGCAGTTACCCCGgatgttattttattctctaaTTGCTTCTTAGTAGCGGTGTTTATGTTGCCACAGACGTTATGCCGGGCAATTTCACTGATCTAGCTATATGCGCGGTTATGCTGAAGTGTTACATGTTTCCTTCATGGCTCTCTGTTGGCCAGGTTGTAGTGCAGAAAGGAAGTTTAAGATCCTCGTTTCACCTGCCACCtgctaaagatttttttttgcttaaatAAAGAATCTCCTTAGGAGGTGGCCAACAAATTGAGATGAGAAGTTGGAAAATATATGATACTTGGTGAACTAGTTATTAGTAGAATACCAATCACAATATGTTCTCTTCGTATGGTGAAGTATGCATCTTATGAAGTGTATATGTTCTCTTTATAGGTATTGAATGCTCCTACTGGTTTTCTTGCTAGGTTTATATgctttctctctttattttcttaattttcagaCGGAATAGATCTAGGCAGAGTTTTTTGTTGATCATTCTGTGGCTTGTCCTTTATACTTGTGATTGACACTATGATCCACGCTCTGCAATTTCAACATGGACATCACATATTACAGGTATTTGGCTCTTCTTGCAAAGTATCCTGTGTCAACAAAAGCTCTGACATCTGCGCTTTTAACTTTAATTGGAGATTTGATCTGCCAGGTACTTACATCAAAGAAAAATCTAGATacctattattttttgaaaaattcttctcatcagccactattcaccatctcacaccctatgaaaaagctataggtgtggagtatgagagtgaatagtggctgatgcatagcattcctCTTATTTTTCAGTGGGTTTATCAGTATTTCGCTTAACTGTACATGTatcctaaaaaaaaagtaaagaagatCACTTTGTGTGTTTCATGTCTTTTGAATTGCATCAGCTGATTGAAAGCTGGATCACTTGTATACAAAAATATCTCCATGCTCCTTCAACTCCGTCactattttaaattgaattacCTTTCTATTAACTTTTCCCCCTATCCAGCTATCCCTGTAAAAAGGTAAgcaattataacaaaaaaagtCCTGCTCctttttatttgtaataattaaataatcatttggtTCTTTCAAGCATTTATGTTGGGGTGTGCAATGTACATGTTGCATTCTAGTGTAGTGctatcaaaatattttgtttttgttctaaaTTGAATTAAGCTGCCCATGCATGAGGTTgcatatacttataaaaaaaaatgtatgagatTGCATATTGGTGTCCTGCTTGAATTTTTCAAAGCTTATCCTGCTTCTAGATTAGTTATTAGGCTTAAATAGGGTTGAAGATGCCAATGTAAGATTGAAAGTTGCTCCTCATGTAAGCAAGTCAAGCTgcaggatattttttatataacagGTGACTGTTATAGGGACAGTTACAGTACTTAATTAAAACTTGCTGCTATTCAATtgtatttttcaacttaacgtTGCAGTGATTTAACAATTATGGGTTTGGTCTCACTGattgtttataattatttgcCTCAGCTTGTGATTGATCAAGTGCCATCGCTAGACTGGAAAAGGACATTCCTGTTTACTCTGTTGGGCCTGGTGTTAGTGGGTCCCACATTGCATTTCTGGTAACGCTTCAGAGTCCATGTATCTGAGTGCCTGAAAATGGGACATATAGCAATATCAActcttatcattattttaacCGAATAGGTTCTCGAGGCACTTTCATACATCTTtcaacaatttaataaaaaaatttattatttgttttgcattgtgCATTTCTTTTGACTTGTAAAAAAGTAGTGCCTTCAAGTTTCCATAGTTATTGCTGTTGTTACGTACATTTTTCCAGTGACACAAACTTATGGTTTCTTAGTTACagcctttttttatttgttttggtgtCAAAATACATGCTAACCAATCATAAGAAACTTGTTATGGAGAAAAATCTtgtaagttgttttttttttttcaatattcctGGCTATGCTTTTGGGTTATCAAATGCAAGGGTGGTCTGGAATGATGAGCATGCGCTCCTGCACTATAGAAAAACCAAGAcatgaaatctggaaaaaatatatatatatactcatgttTTCTATGGTGTTTCATTTTTGAATCTACATTCTCACACAAGTACTCTAATGTGTCTTTaggtatttatatttgagtagaTTGGTAACATTGCCTGGAGCTTCAGGTGCGTTCTTGCGCCTTCTACTGGATCAggtgacttttatttttatttatttatttctaatttctcaaataaaataaaataattttattgccacctatcatcatatatatttttcactgTATCTGAATGTAAGGCAATATTATTGCAGTTCCTCTTTTCTCCTATATTTATTGGAGTTTTCTTAGCCACGTTGGTGACACTGGAAGGAAGGCCATCGTTAGCCATACCGAAGCTTCAGCAGGTGGTTTCAAAAAGGCATTTAATTAtggataatgataggcttacaCTACTTCCTACCACCCCATTTACTAAATTACATGAGCTTTAGATCTGGCAGAAGAATTGCCTTTtgatgttcttttgttttttgtttttgtaattttattttgtaggagTGGTTCTCTGCTGTTCTTGCAAATTGGAAGTTGTGGATACCTTTCCAATTTCTCAACTTCAGATTTGTACCCCAGCAATTCCAGGTCCTTGCTGCTAATTTTATTGCTGTAGTGTGGAATGTTGTTCTCTCCTTTATTGCACACAAGGAGATTCTTCCAAGAAAAGACAATCCCTAGTACTCTCAATCTCGTGCCCTTCTTCTACATAATGCACAGGTTTTCCAATTACTGCTTCAGTAAACTGCAGAATGTTAACATACCTGTTAAAGAGCTTTGCTTTGATACAAAAGGATCTGctttgagttttggaaaagcTGGATTTACATCTCTAGTCAGAGACATTCGCTGCTTGTTGGTAACTGTAACattttaatcctttttttttttttttaaataaattatatgggCATGATTagttattgaaaataaatttaattttataaaattcgcCTCTATTTCagggtaaaataattattcaaattttattttattacatgaaACTGATAATGATTTATATGAAGTAAAGCTAGCTGAAAAAGACTATGACGCAGTACAGGCGTAAGCGTGAGAGGACATAGAGGAACccatcaaaattcaaaagaaacaaACTCTTCATTTtacagtgagttgagataaattaaaactatatttaaatattaaattgagttgagatgaaagttaaaaattaaatataatataattttttaatattattattattttaaaatttttaaaaaataatttaattattatattttatataaaaattacaataataaaatataatgagaTAAATGAAAGATTTGTTCTGTCCAAACCTTAACCACACTGGTAAAGTTGACAACCGTAGAGAAAAAGTCAGAGAACACGTCACCCCTTCGTGGTCCCCACCCTCTACGCTTATAAATCCTCATCGGTGAAGAAAACAACAACCTCTCACGACTGGAAGCTCTGACGAGGGAGTGAGTGTCATAGTTCCAACCCTGGAGGCGACAGGCGACAGCACGCTATTAATCTCCGGATGAGGAATAGCTGGACTGCTGACCGTTGATTCTCATTGAAAGCTGGCTGATCTTGACGTGGCTGAGACGTGGGATTGGTTGAGAACACGTAGAATGGGGGATGATGAAGGGAGTGACGTGGCATAGCCTTAAGTCGTAGTCAGTCAGTCAAGAGGAAAAGGACAAGAGAGTACCATCAAGTACAGCCAACCATCTTTGACTTTTCACCACCTTTCTGTACTCTCTCGAGTGCAACAGTGCTTACACTCGCCGTCACCGCCCGTCCATGCTGGATGGAGGAAAATGGAACTAACCATTATTTGTTAGCAATGATAtcgtacaaattattttacgaTACATTTTCTAatacatgttttaaaatatcatatattttattaaataatactatttttaaaatattttaataataatttttttatatattttataaatacgctctatatattaattaataatttaaaatttttacttaaaattattattttttaactatttttttctcaacctaattatctaTTAGTagttattgaaaatattttaaaaataaaatattattttaaaaataaataatgacagatccaaatttttttaaaaaagagagaaatttacAATAACTAAAAATGAAACTTTATAATTTTGACTATTGAAGACcacttttaaactaattaataaaaaaattagctaAAAACTAGCATTTAGCTAGGCGAATTACAGTGCCCtcattatcatttatttttcgcATTTCCGGCTTTACACATCAAATTTTATTACTGCCATTAGTTCTAGTACTTTCGAAATTATACGATCCGTGATCTAGTTAGCTAGGTAGTACTGTTTGTCAACTTGCCTGTACCTGACAAGGACCAAAATTCCCGTCCGTATTTCACGGCAGCATCTGCAGTCTGGATCTGGTCTTTCGATATTGTGATGATACCAAACATGGTTCCGTGAATCCAACCATGCATGTTCTTAATTTGTCAGTTGCCGGAAAAATTCATACTGCTAAATGGCAacatttcttttacttttgtgtttttctattgggaaatgctatatctcccgctggatattagtgtattttttatgtgttttttttttaaattattttttatatagattttttaataattttaaatatttttaaaaaataaaaaaattcaaaatattattaaaaaatacttttttaatcacgaagtaaaataaaaaaattataaaataatttttttattttacttcgtgattaagaaagtatattttaatgaattttttttttactttctaattaaagaagtatttttaatgatgttctaaatttattttatttttttaaaaatattttttataattttttattttacttcatgattaaaaaagtattttttaatatatatttttttactttctgattaagaaaatattttttgaatgatgttttaaatttattttatttttttaaaatattttaaaataataaaagatctatataaaaaattacttaaataaaacacatgtaaaataacattacaccccAGCGGAGCCCcaacgggggctgtagcatcacccttttCTATTTATCAACTTAATTCGATTGATCACTCGTTTGTTTGTTTCCTAGAAGCaatcttttcattcttttcatgCCAGCATACCTGTCATTTAGATCTAAGGGCACCCACAGACCAGACATGCCGgtctcacttcaacattcaaactaaCCGGCCGCCATGTTTCTTCTTTGGGTTGAATTCAGTAACCTTTTTAGGCAATGTGAGAAATGATTCCCGCTTCTCATCCCAAGATACgagagtgtatatatatatatatatatatgatttaagcGTTTAGCATAGTTTAAAGAAGAATTAGAGTTTGGCAATTAGACACAATTGTTAGCCAATCTCTCACCTAACCCACGAGGGGActaattttttagttaaaactTTTTGACTTGCGGTAAACACTTTGCACcttaaactcaacttaattcaccAGATTAGAATCctagtttatatattaaaacataacattaattttataagcAATATTAACTTGCACTTTAAACTAACCACTTTAGCTAAAAAGATGTGTTAATCCCTGCAAGGATGTTTTTATATAAGCCATTTACACCTACTATCTAGCAACCAAGTCAATTCAGAAAAAAAGTAACGTACGGAGTACTTTGCAATTAGAGAATAATTACCAAATTAAAGactatttttcttctctcaaatattttcttaattttgatttgcTGTTGGATCAAGTAGTCCAatgaaacaataaaagaaaaggaataaaCAAATGGAAAAATCTCAAAGAATCTCTTTTCTTccttggatatatatatagcttcctaagtaaatttattgttttcagTTAATTTGATCCACCAGTTTCTTTGTAGTTCGATTTTCTCTCCAGCCCTAAACCATGCCAAGAATGCAGAGTGCAGAAAGCTTACCAAGACCTCGGATCTTTCTGATCTCAACTCGAAATGGGTGTGTTGATTTGAAgtgagaataaaaataaaagtagtaattctaatcatcattttaattttcaccattttattatatagtattaaatgattaaaaattatttattataaattatgagaggatgagaaaaagaaaattatcagtaaatttacttatttttttaaaagaagatcAATCATAAGCAAAACAAGAGTCATCTATATAATATTCCCATATAATAAGTAAAGTAACAACAAAGAAACTATGCAGTAAAAACCAACCATCCGAACATGGCCTTCCCAAGTTATGAACAGATCAACCCCATGAGCCACGACATGACTACCCTACAAGTGCCGGGTCTCcccaaaacaaagaaacaaagaaaaaaagaaacaaagaaacatGATGTTACTTagggatatatatatctatcctGGAAAATATCACACGACTTTCCACGATTCTAAGGTGGGAAAGCTCGGAAAAGTGTCAAAATCTAACCCTCCAACACCGCTGCCATCAGCTAAAGCCATATTCGATCCAAAGGAGAGTGGGCCAGTCCCAGAAACCCCAGAACTCACGGCTCCAGCAGCTGACTTGGGTCGTACtgtctgctgctgctgctgctggtcCAGCAGAAACGCCGATGTATCGAGGGTCGGCAAGCATCCCGCCCCTGGAATACGGCCCCCGGGTCTCTGGGGCTCCGGCTTCAGGATCGGTACGACAGGCACATGCGAGTTACCGAGTCTCACGCCGGTCACCTGTTGTACCATGTGGCGGAAGTTGGCCGCATCTGCCGCGATGAAGGTCGTCTGGGACTTCTTCGAAGCACGCGACTTCCGTTTGGAAATTTTGCCACCTGCCGTGGCGATCGTGTTACGCTGGCGTTTCTGGGTGGCGGTATCTGGTTCGGAGCCTCCGGAGAGACCCGAAACGGTTGGTGTGGTTGGCGCTGTGTCGGGATTTACGGGATTGAAAAAGGGAGAGATGGTGTCGGTGGGCAGAAAGTCGAGGTTGCCCTCGGTGAGCGATTTCTCGAGAGCCCTGGTGAGGCTCTCGGTGTCTAGAGCAAAAGCTTCGGAGATCAAGGAGTCCGCAAAGGCAGAACGGAAGGTCCAAGGTTGGACATTTGCCAAATTCTCTGACGACGCCATAACTAATAGTCACTGTATTTCTTGGGCCACCGGCgtattttatcctttttttttcactctcaaAGACAAGGCTCTAAGAACATTCAAAATGATTTTCCAAAATATCCGACTCTCCGGCGAACAGGGTAGTTTTGGTGGTGACCAGATGTTCTCGCCGGGATGGGTTGGGGACTGTGAGAGGGAAGGAAATTAAGAGGAAAGAAAAGGAGAGTGGGGATGGTATAAATAGGGCAGTGAGGGGGTGAGAAACCGCGTTGTTTCGTGAGGGACACGCGTCAGCTTTTGCGACACAGAGCGGTAAaccatgtacttgggctaacTACTAACTAGCTAAGCTAAGCTAAGCTAAGCTAACAGCGGTAAACCATTTTAATAGCATTGCtatactacttttttttttaaatttaaaatttaaaatttatttttttcaaaaaaattcaactcttctatttattattcattattaaatatttgataaaaaaaaattttaaaaatataacatatagagattatataaacagtaaaaaactgtataaattttttcaaatcttaaatacaaagttttatatggtatttattatttattatattattattattatttactattatttaatattttaccattaattttttattacttttttataactattcacATAATACCTAAGAATACCTTACTATTTAAATGCAATTTTAAACAGGTAaatctttcataaatattttgtaaacaattatttttattttctattatgttacgtacagttatttttatatattttttacacattctattgatttgattgattaaaataattattttttataaaaaaaaagtaacccAATCATATTAGTGGAATGTGCAATAAGTAAACAAAAGTGATTGCatgtataatttttgttaagaaaaaaataaaattttcacatttttttctaatagaatctattttcttataaaataccTACGTGGAATTCGTATATTTTAAACTTGTATATTATTCAGTATAAATTCATTCTACTTTCAACTCCATCCTAGTTATTTTTTTCAGGTCAACTACGTCCtagttattaaaatattcttcaatttttatttattgttaaaaatatatacatttttaaatcggtatgaaaaataaactaacttgaATTTGATAAGTTAACTGTTAAGCACgttaaaaatatatctttcatattatatatatatatatatatatatatcaattgtCATGTTttcactcttttaaaaataaaatagaggggttTATAAAGAGGATCacgtaaaattattttataaatttatttagtttaatgtagtatatcatattttaaatttttatcattaaacaATATTATGTaacttattacttttttataaatttaatattctcttcctctatatatatatatatatatccgtcaaaatcaatatatatgtttgatggTTTGAAGCGGATAATCCATTAATAATCCGAATGTGCCGTTTACATTTAGGTCTTGACTTTGGAAAGGTTTTTGTCAGTCACGGGTAGTAAGCACTGTTGATATCATGTAGTTATTAtcattgctatattattatTTGGGACCATTTGTTATGAATTCAAAATCTAccgtaatttattttattttattattataattttatcaaatttttatataaaatataataaataatttaatttttttaatttttaaattaaattttttaaattctaacacaaaatataataaataatttaatttttattttactattcacaaatcatctcaactcatctctgattTCAAACTCCTCTTAActgttttattataaataatcttatcCCATCATGCACTGCTGATTGCATAATGCTACCGATCGAGTGTAAGGCTCCATTTTTGTTGtgcattttttactttataaaagaaagttgaaaatttaattttttttttttttttatgaaatctataTTTCTACAAAAAGATTTAtacaagatttatatatttaagatttttaaaaaataaatctagcTTATGCCTAAGATTTTATAGTACTCATAATATAAAAGATACATAATACATCTACTTTCCTAAAAcataattcaattaaataattaaaaaagaatatatattttttataaggattGAAGGGTGGGGTTTGAACtcaattttctatttaaaaaatcgAATCATATGTTATCAGaccattatatttttattaaaaaaaaaaaaaagcaaattacCCAATTAATACTTCGTAGTCTCATCTTAAAATAGTGATGCCACCCACATTAATCATCGTCCAAACCGACCAAAGGCAACAACCAAATGTAGTTAGGTAATAGTTTCTGTCGACATGCCTCCTCTTCCTCATGATACGTCCCTCATTAATTTTCAGGTAACCTCATTCAAAAATAGTCTATATGTGCCAATTtctattccttttatttttgcatttctATGCAcagttttggtttttttctcaaactaattatataaaaaaattatttatttgtaaccaattaattataataaaattattatttataattataattagttataaataatattttgattgtaataaattaatcacaaaaatttgtttttcttatagtgatatatatatatatatatatatgaaaaattctattcctaagtcCACCACACATCatcctttttatgatttctttaattttattctcttaccaaatgtgtggtatatgaattataagtagaataattcaattattttaagaataataaaaccaaaaaaaactttaaaattattttaaaaaaataaaaaaaattttagtgtgtggtgtatggacttatgaataacaatgctatatatatatatatatatatatataaagtgccTCTTCTTTCACATTTTTTGGCTTCCGACAAAGCGAACGGCCACCTGGATTGTGGGAACTTTCTATTCTTCTTAGGATGTTTTGCCGTATCTAAACAAAGTTGGTTCGTTCGTCTCCTCGTAGTCGGCCATTAGTGAGAAGGATAGTAAATTTAGAAGCAGGTGGTGGATTGATGATAATCAGACGGTTGTTGAGAATACATGATATATTATCCAAGgttcatattaaattaagagCATGTATACATTCTGCCCTAATGagcattacaatatttaatgttTTGTAACAGTTGATAACAACATTTTGTAAGTTGGATCGCATGAGTTGACTCATGACTTGACCGAGTCAActctatttataaacttatcgTTCTATTGAGTATAATTTGGTCAAGCCTCATTCACACATGCATCCAAGTTAACTTATTTTATgttctttcctttgttttttttttccacaaaacgATTCCAAATAACTGTTACGTCTCGGTGTGGATAGTGTAATTAATCTAGAGatatcataaaatatcttttaaaaaaatatcaatagtCTCTAGTTATTTAATGTCTTATTGtgaaatgataattaaaagatttataaatattattggaatgtataaaatatatcatgCTTATTGTGTTTTCTAGACCCAGTCTAAGGTGAGAGGTATCGtcagaaaggaagaaaaagagagagaatgaggggACAAAAAGTTAAGGGAGGACAGAGTGTCAGGAGGAAAAATAAGAGATGTGACataaaagagagaatatgaGACAtagagggagaaaatgaaaagataaaaagggAGGGAGTCAGACG from Juglans regia cultivar Chandler chromosome 4, Walnut 2.0, whole genome shotgun sequence encodes:
- the LOC109019004 gene encoding calmodulin-binding protein 25-like, which translates into the protein MASSENLANVQPWTFRSAFADSLISEAFALDTESLTRALEKSLTEGNLDFLPTDTISPFFNPVNPDTAPTTPTVSGLSGGSEPDTATQKRQRNTIATAGGKISKRKSRASKKSQTTFIAADAANFRHMVQQVTGVRLGNSHVPVVPILKPEPQRPGGRIPGAGCLPTLDTSAFLLDQQQQQQTVRPKSAAGAVSSGVSGTGPLSFGSNMALADGSGVGGLDFDTFPSFPTLESWKVV
- the LOC109019012 gene encoding protein sym-1-like; amino-acid sequence: MVPNPASLILKSSLLHRFVGFSRRPTSLSGHLTRIPVKQVQMRGYLSCSSCQSFSSPLNSGHGAVLQNLCRSEMGLGQLGLAHFRVSAVPDGVPGGTGGFGGSGDGNSRGRGEGGAGSDGDGGNNWSLLSWYLALLAKYPVSTKALTSALLTLIGDLICQLVIDQVPSLDWKRTFLFTLLGLVLVGPTLHFWYLYLSRLVTLPGASGAFLRLLLDQFLFSPIFIGVFLATLVTLEGRPSLAIPKLQQEWFSAVLANWKLWIPFQFLNFRFVPQQFQVLAANFIAVVWNVVLSFIAHKEILPRKDNP